One Paraburkholderia caffeinilytica DNA segment encodes these proteins:
- a CDS encoding PRTRC system protein E has protein sequence MSLFASLYPLAKRTTLTLLITAEGDQLRVNVTPRANDDTKGEKPLYPLSILATPDELDRDFAEAVSIYEPSTLSVLDQARAASTANGTVDAGTKGQSAPTSRGKGGRKRAAEQPAPTENDNGDGAGDTPPTDPRQTQIPGIEPAAETATSEIPAVTAEQDSSNAQSAAGDDGVDLL, from the coding sequence ATGTCCCTGTTTGCATCGCTGTACCCACTCGCGAAACGCACGACCCTCACGCTACTTATCACCGCCGAAGGTGACCAGTTGCGCGTGAACGTCACACCACGCGCCAATGACGACACGAAGGGCGAAAAACCGCTCTACCCGCTGTCCATCCTCGCGACGCCTGACGAACTCGATCGCGATTTCGCTGAAGCGGTTTCGATCTACGAGCCCAGCACACTGTCGGTGCTCGACCAGGCGCGCGCCGCGAGCACCGCGAACGGTACTGTCGATGCAGGAACGAAAGGACAGTCCGCGCCGACGTCGAGAGGCAAAGGTGGCCGCAAGCGTGCCGCAGAACAGCCGGCGCCGACAGAGAACGACAACGGTGACGGTGCTGGCGATACGCCCCCGACCGACCCACGCCAAACGCAAATTCCCGGCATCGAACCAGCCGCCGAGACCGCCACTTCCGAAATACCTGCAGTAACTGCGGAGCAGGATTCCAGCAACGCGCAGTCCGCCGCCGGGGATGACGGCGTCGACCTGCTTTAA